Proteins from a genomic interval of Salmo salar chromosome ssa14, Ssal_v3.1, whole genome shotgun sequence:
- the pias4b gene encoding E3 SUMO-protein ligase PIAS4b produces MATMGQTKSGLKSNLLVRALGVIQTQCNPHLLTVVRQLYQERYSDQIVPGSSQTTPGSHQEEQTVAPVVEPSHNPTQHINNLTHNPRLFQMVPLPFYQALGTVLPPTQLVGSFCSDMQNQEFILRLTRKQVEQNRNCKELRPGVPSVQVVLRFCFTESLGYEEDQYPPCLSIKVNQKCISLPELHRHCTPINITPAVFLSLLPSFRLCVWWKRCCKRFSVAVYLVKVLSPSDLLSQLKSQSVESLTFCRQRIQEKLRFDPECEVTTTGLQVSLICPLGKMRLSVPCRGRKCAHLQCFDGKLYLQMNEKRPTWTCPVCHEPVPYSQLTIDGILTVILALEGFQDNTEVEYLADGSWRFVIDGVSRTTQPSAPLEKMEAYSASSVTATTRAVSTEVVTVDLTQESSEDEADEVTKVRHNDGLPDRNGFHLVAQGSVWSSMVNPSRRLTVQHTQR; encoded by the exons ATGGCTACCATGGGCCAGACCAAGAGTGGGCTGAAGTCCAATCTGCTGGTGAGGGCTTTGGGGGTTATACAGACCCAGTGCAATCCTCACCTGCTCACAGTCGTGCGCCAGCTCTACCAGGAACGCTACTCCGACCAGATAGTTCCTGGCAGTAGCCAG ACGACTCCTGGAAGCCACCAGGAGGAGCAGACCGTGGCACCGGTGGTGGAGCCATCACACAACCCCACACAGCACATAAACAATCTGACACACAACCCTAGATTGTTCCAGATGGTACCCCTTCCCTTCTACCAAGCCCTGGGGACAGTCCTACCCCCCACACAACTGG TGGGCTCTTTCTGTTCCGACATGCAAAACCAGGAGTTCATCCTCAGGCTTACGCGAAAGCAAGTGGAGCAGAACAGAAACTGCAA GGAGCTGCGACCAGGTGTGCCGAGTGTCCAGGTGGTTCTCAG ATTCTGCTTCACAGAGAGTCTTGGATACGAGGAGGATCAATACCCACCATGCCTGTCCATCAAAGTTAATCAGAAATGCATATCCTTACCG GAACTTCACAGACACTGTACACCCATCAACATAACCCCAGCAGTTTTTCTCAGCCTCCTCCCCTCATTTCGATTATGTGTCTGGTGGAAGAGATGTTGCAAA aggttCTCTGTGGCTGTGTACCTGGTGAAGGTGCTGTCCCCCTCAGACCTCCTCAGTCAACTGAAGAGCCAATCAGTGGAGAGTCTGACATTCTGCAGACAGCGCA TCCAGGAGAAGCTGCGTTTCGACCCAGAATGTGAGGTGACCACAACAGGACTACAAGTGTCCCTTATATGTCCG CTGGGGAAGATGCGTCTGTCAGTGCCCTGCAGGGGGCGTAAGTGCGCCCACCTCCAATGCTTCGACGGGAAGCTCTACCTGCAGATGAATGAGAAGAGGCCCACCTGGACCTGCCCAGTGTGTCACGAGCCAGTTCCGTACAGCCAGCTAACTATCGATGG gATACTGACTGTGATCCTCGCGTTGGAGGGCTTTCAGGACAATACAGAGGTAGAATACCTGGCTGACGGCTCCTGGAGGTTTGTTATAGATGGCGTGAGCAGGACAACACAGCCATCGGCACCGTTGGAGAAGATGG AGGCCTATAGTGCCAGTAGTGTGACTGCAACCACCAGAGCCGTGTCAACGGAAGTTGTCACTGTGGACCTTACGCAGGAGTCATCCGAGGACGAGGCTGATGAGGTCACAAAGGTACGCCATAACGATGGCCTCCCCGACAGGAACGGGTTTCATTTAGTTGCTCAAGGTTCTGTATGGTCATCAATGGTAAATCCATCACGGAGATTAACAGTACAACACACGCAGAGGTAA